The DNA window CAAGCCGATATCTACAAAGCACTCAACCTGCAAGGCATCGTCTTATTCATCAATGCACTTACCAACAAATATGATGCTGCGAGCGAAGATCCGCTCTGGCTGACGCTTCTCACAGCAGTCATCACGGTTCCCGTTGTACTTGCCATCACGTATCTTGTGACAGGCTTTACGCATGGTATCGCACGCCTTATGGGTGGTCAGGGCACATGGAAAAAGCTGTTCATCACGCTTAGCTACTGCATGATACCGCAGATGATATTTATCCCGATAGAAGTACTGCTCCTTCTTTTTGGCATAGAAATGGCAGTCGGTATCGTCGCCCTCATCGCTACTGTCTGGAGCATCATACTGGGCGTTTTTGCCGTTGCCAAAACAGAAAAACTCTCTGCCGCCAAATCGTGCGTCGTACTGTTCGCACCGACTATCATCGCCTTCGTCCTCGGTATGATATTCGTCTTTGCGGTGATCGGTATGCCGCAGTAATATAAGCGTACTCGGTAAATGAGGTGACACTATGCTGAAACGAATGATAACCAACTTAAAAAACGTCATCATCAAGCCGTCGGAAGCATTCCCGCGCATCATACAAGAAAATGATATGAAGTCGGCTGTATTGGTGTTGTGTATTGTCGCGGTGCTCTATTCCTTGCCCGGGGGATTTGACCCGCTGGTGATACTGGCTCTTGGTATCATCATATTGCTCTACTGGCAGATAACCACGACCATCACGCACCTTTCTGCCGGGATGCTTGGCGCAAAAGGCAGCAGACGGTCGCTCCTGATCGGCAGTGCCTATGCATGGGCAGTAGATATCTATCTGACACCGCTGGTCTTGATGGGCATGGACGGCTTGGCAGGCTTGATAGCATTCGTCTGGATAGCGTGCCTTACGGTATTGGCCATCAAAAATACCTACTCGGTCAGTACGGGAAAAGGTGTCGGCATCTTGCTGATGGATGGTATCATTCAGCTGTTCTTGATAGGCATTATCGTATTTTTGAGTGCGCCGTACCTAGAATCA is part of the Selenomonadales bacterium genome and encodes:
- a CDS encoding YIP1 family protein gives rise to the protein MLTNIYDVLRSPKTALERINEQADIYKALNLQGIVLFINALTNKYDAASEDPLWLTLLTAVITVPVVLAITYLVTGFTHGIARLMGGQGTWKKLFITLSYCMIPQMIFIPIEVLLLLFGIEMAVGIVALIATVWSIILGVFAVAKTEKLSAAKSCVVLFAPTIIAFVLGMIFVFAVIGMPQ
- a CDS encoding YIP1 family protein; this translates as MLKRMITNLKNVIIKPSEAFPRIIQENDMKSAVLVLCIVAVLYSLPGGFDPLVILALGIIILLYWQITTTITHLSAGMLGAKGSRRSLLIGSAYAWAVDIYLTPLVLMGMDGLAGLIAFVWIACLTVLAIKNTYSVSTGKGVGILLMDGIIQLFLIGIIVFLSAPYLESLRNQMQ